The Williamsia sp. DF01-3 genome has a window encoding:
- a CDS encoding acyl-CoA carboxylase subunit beta codes for MTTMAPITKHEESVDPRDPLLRLTNFFDEASMSLLHPRDKSGVQAAVGRVNGVRTVAYCTDGTVMGGAMGVVGCKHIVNAIDTAIAEQAPVIGIWHSGGARLAEGVEALHAVGEVFEAMVRASGYVPQISVVVGFAAGGAAYGPALTDIVIMAPAGRVFVTGPDVVKSVTGEVVDMESLGGPLTHGKKSGVSHITADSEPDAYWRARRLIATFSQQGHFSRQKAEAGDTDLRALLPESNRRAYDVHPIVRALLDTDIAADGETEISSFEELQAKWAPNITIGFGRLSGRSVGVIANNPLRMGGCLNSESAEKAARFVRLCDAFGIPLIVMTDVPGYLPGVGQEWDGVVRRGAKLLHAFAECSVPRVTLVTRKIYGGAYIAMNSRALGATAVFAWPGSEVAVMGAKAAVGILHKKALAAAPDDEREALHERLAVEHEAIAGGVGRAQSIGVVDEIIDPAKTRSIIAEALASAPARRGRHKNIPL; via the coding sequence ATGACCACCATGGCCCCGATCACCAAGCACGAAGAGTCGGTCGATCCGCGAGATCCATTGCTGCGCTTGACCAATTTCTTCGACGAAGCGTCGATGTCGTTGCTGCACCCCCGCGACAAGTCGGGAGTGCAGGCTGCAGTCGGGCGAGTCAACGGTGTTCGCACCGTCGCCTACTGCACCGACGGCACCGTGATGGGTGGGGCCATGGGGGTGGTGGGATGTAAGCACATCGTCAACGCCATCGACACCGCCATCGCCGAGCAGGCACCGGTCATCGGTATCTGGCATTCCGGCGGAGCGCGGTTGGCCGAAGGCGTCGAAGCATTGCACGCCGTCGGCGAGGTGTTCGAGGCGATGGTCCGCGCGTCGGGTTACGTCCCGCAGATCTCCGTGGTCGTCGGCTTCGCAGCCGGCGGCGCCGCATACGGACCGGCTCTCACCGACATCGTGATCATGGCCCCGGCCGGACGCGTGTTCGTCACCGGACCCGACGTGGTCAAGAGCGTCACCGGCGAGGTCGTGGACATGGAGTCGCTCGGCGGCCCACTCACCCACGGCAAGAAGTCAGGCGTCTCGCACATCACCGCAGACTCTGAGCCCGACGCCTACTGGCGAGCACGCCGGCTCATCGCCACCTTCAGCCAGCAAGGACACTTCAGCCGTCAGAAGGCCGAAGCCGGCGACACCGACCTGCGGGCGCTGCTGCCCGAGTCGAACCGTCGCGCATACGACGTTCACCCGATCGTGCGGGCCCTGCTCGACACCGACATCGCGGCCGACGGCGAAACCGAGATCTCGAGTTTCGAAGAGCTGCAAGCAAAATGGGCTCCGAACATCACCATCGGGTTCGGCCGACTGTCCGGCCGAAGTGTCGGTGTCATCGCCAACAACCCGCTGCGCATGGGCGGCTGTCTCAACTCCGAAAGCGCCGAGAAGGCCGCACGTTTTGTGCGTCTCTGCGACGCATTCGGCATCCCGCTGATCGTGATGACCGACGTCCCGGGCTACCTCCCCGGAGTCGGCCAGGAATGGGACGGCGTCGTCCGACGTGGAGCCAAACTGCTCCACGCATTCGCCGAATGCTCGGTTCCCCGCGTCACCCTGGTCACCCGCAAGATCTACGGCGGCGCCTACATCGCGATGAACTCGCGTGCCCTCGGCGCCACCGCCGTATTCGCATGGCCGGGATCCGAGGTCGCCGTCATGGGCGCCAAGGCCGCAGTCGGCATCCTGCACAAGAAAGCCCTCGCAGCAGCGCCCGACGACGAGCGCGAAGCACTCCACGAGCGCCTCGCCGTCGAGCACGAAGCCATCGCCGGCGGCGTGGGTCGCGCACAGTCGATCGGCGTGGTCGACGAGATCATCGATCCCGCCAAAACTCGCAGCATCATCGCCGAAGCACTCGCATCGGCACCGGCACGTCGCGGACGCCACAAGAACATACCTTTGTGA
- a CDS encoding DUF3145 domain-containing protein, whose product MRNLNQFADVTSGVVYIHSAPVALCPHVEWALSSTLDARANLKWSAQDAGPGLQRATVDWVGPVGTGARLANALREWTVLRFEVTENASEGVDGERFSHVPGLGLWRGSMSANGDVIVGEMQLRALIESHTDGMELAGALDAALGTAWDEALESFRMGGDGAEVTWLHQRVG is encoded by the coding sequence GTGCGCAATCTGAATCAGTTTGCGGACGTGACATCGGGTGTTGTGTACATACACTCCGCACCCGTCGCGTTGTGCCCACATGTCGAGTGGGCTCTTTCGTCGACCCTAGACGCCCGCGCCAACCTGAAGTGGTCGGCGCAGGACGCAGGGCCGGGGTTGCAGCGTGCCACGGTGGACTGGGTGGGGCCCGTGGGTACGGGTGCCCGACTGGCCAATGCTCTCCGTGAATGGACGGTCCTGCGGTTCGAGGTCACCGAGAACGCCAGTGAAGGTGTGGACGGTGAACGCTTCAGCCATGTACCCGGTCTCGGATTGTGGCGCGGTTCGATGAGCGCCAACGGCGACGTGATCGTGGGCGAGATGCAATTGCGCGCCCTCATCGAATCGCACACCGACGGAATGGAATTGGCCGGCGCGCTCGATGCCGCGCTCGGCACCGCGTGGGACGAGGCACTCGAGTCATTCCGCATGGGCGGCGATGGCGCAGAGGTCACCTGGCTGCATCAGCGCGTGGGCTGA
- a CDS encoding serine hydrolase, protein MLKQLEEWPVDTVAAAVVAGGEVVERHGDQQRVFLLASVTKLLTAHAALVAVEEGAIELDQPAGPDGSTVRHLLAHASGLPFEGRAPAAGVGEQRIYSSAGFEVLADLIRAETGIEFTDYLHQGVCEPLGMGSTSLQGSAGHMAHSSVEDLAAFAVELLNPKLVSPSLFADATSVQFPGLDGFVPGYGKHRPCDWGLGFELRSNKDPHWTGTANSPGTFGHFGQSGTFLWVDPVLSAACVVLTDRAFGPWAKPLWSEFNNSIVESLKH, encoded by the coding sequence ATGCTCAAGCAACTCGAGGAATGGCCGGTCGACACGGTGGCGGCCGCGGTGGTCGCCGGTGGAGAGGTCGTCGAACGCCATGGCGACCAGCAGCGGGTGTTCCTGCTCGCGTCGGTCACCAAGCTGCTCACCGCACATGCAGCTCTGGTTGCGGTCGAAGAAGGGGCGATCGAGCTCGATCAGCCGGCCGGGCCGGATGGCTCCACCGTTCGCCACCTGTTGGCGCACGCATCGGGCCTGCCGTTCGAAGGCCGTGCCCCGGCTGCGGGTGTGGGGGAGCAGCGCATCTACTCCAGTGCAGGATTCGAGGTACTCGCTGATCTGATCAGGGCGGAGACGGGCATCGAGTTCACGGACTATCTGCATCAAGGCGTGTGCGAGCCACTCGGCATGGGGTCCACATCATTGCAGGGGTCGGCGGGGCACATGGCGCACTCGTCGGTCGAGGACCTTGCGGCATTTGCGGTCGAGCTGCTCAACCCGAAGTTGGTGTCGCCTTCGTTGTTCGCAGATGCGACGTCGGTTCAGTTCCCCGGGCTCGACGGATTCGTGCCGGGGTACGGAAAGCACCGTCCGTGCGATTGGGGTCTGGGGTTCGAATTGCGCTCGAACAAGGATCCGCACTGGACCGGCACGGCCAACAGCCCGGGAACCTTTGGGCACTTCGGTCAGTCGGGCACGTTCTTGTGGGTCGACCCGGTGTTGTCGGCAGCGTGCGTCGTGTTGACCGACCGAGCTTTCGGGCCGTGGGCGAAGCCGTTGTGGAGCGAGTTCAACAATTCAATTGTCGAGTCGCTGAAACATTGA
- a CDS encoding NDMA-dependent alcohol dehydrogenase → MKTKGALLRNFNEKWAIEEIEIGDPRKGEVKIRMEAAGMCHSDHHLVTGGIPMAGFPVLGGHEGAGVVDEIGEGVTDFQVGDHVVLSFIPSCGKCPSCRSGLSNLCDMGAMLLQGEAVSDHTFRVQTADGENVYPMTLLGTFAPYMVVHETSVVKIDPEIPFEVACLVGCGVPTGYGSATHSANVQAGEDVAIVGIGGVGISALQGAVLSGARYVFAIDPVEWKREQAMKFGATHAFASVEEAAMTIAEVTAGQMAKKVIVTVGEVHGKDVDLWMGITAKAGTCVLTGMGNMMESDVTLNLAMLTLLQKNLQGTIFGGASPKLDIPQLLSLYKMGKLNLDDMVTRQYRLDQINEGYQDMLDGKNIRGVIRFTEEDHAV, encoded by the coding sequence ATGAAGACCAAAGGCGCTTTGCTCCGGAACTTCAACGAGAAGTGGGCGATCGAAGAGATCGAGATCGGTGACCCCCGCAAGGGCGAGGTCAAGATCCGGATGGAAGCCGCCGGGATGTGCCACTCCGATCACCACTTGGTGACCGGCGGCATCCCGATGGCTGGGTTCCCGGTGCTCGGCGGCCATGAGGGCGCCGGAGTCGTGGACGAGATCGGCGAAGGCGTCACCGACTTCCAGGTCGGCGACCATGTGGTCCTCTCGTTCATTCCCTCCTGCGGCAAATGTCCGTCGTGCCGTTCCGGGCTGAGCAACCTCTGCGACATGGGGGCCATGCTCCTGCAGGGAGAAGCGGTGTCCGACCACACCTTCCGCGTGCAGACCGCAGACGGCGAGAACGTCTACCCGATGACCTTGCTCGGTACGTTCGCGCCATACATGGTGGTCCACGAGACCTCGGTGGTGAAGATCGATCCAGAGATCCCGTTCGAGGTCGCCTGCCTGGTGGGTTGCGGTGTTCCCACCGGTTACGGCTCGGCCACCCACAGTGCGAACGTGCAGGCGGGTGAAGATGTCGCGATCGTCGGCATCGGTGGTGTCGGTATCTCCGCTCTCCAGGGAGCTGTGCTCTCGGGTGCACGGTACGTCTTCGCCATCGACCCGGTGGAGTGGAAGCGCGAGCAGGCCATGAAGTTCGGCGCCACGCACGCATTCGCCAGTGTCGAAGAGGCAGCCATGACCATCGCCGAGGTGACCGCCGGGCAGATGGCAAAGAAAGTGATCGTCACCGTCGGTGAAGTGCACGGCAAAGATGTTGATCTCTGGATGGGCATCACGGCCAAGGCCGGTACCTGCGTGCTCACCGGCATGGGCAACATGATGGAGTCCGACGTCACCCTCAACCTCGCGATGCTGACCCTGCTCCAGAAGAACCTGCAGGGAACGATCTTCGGTGGCGCCAGCCCCAAGCTCGACATCCCGCAGCTGCTCTCGCTGTACAAGATGGGCAAGTTGAACCTCGACGACATGGTCACCCGCCAGTACCGTCTCGACCAGATCAACGAGGGTTACCAGGACATGCTGGACGGCAAGAACATTCGTGGAGTCATCCGCTTCACCGAAGAAGACCACGCGGTCTGA